A genomic region of Magnetococcus sp. PR-3 contains the following coding sequences:
- a CDS encoding sensor histidine kinase has product MFPTLTAYKDRLTRHVQGKLILASAMGMAVALVSLLLLFQYLYQQQLNHSANRMASQVQMLFQVALENAMLKRDLEGLNAIVQRLGQQAGIRSVMIINPDGEIRFSSQPERLYQPLAHKQEETTNHRQASTQFMKDWQQQPVLRSLHPVANREACLPCHGSVAENPINGVLLVDFEASPVEQNAWESTKILFYIGLAILTLSLFFAWLAARHLILRPLTQLNMLAKAIGQGRLQQRSHMQGKDELHQLGRTMDQMADNLSVTIQRLEEREAYTQSILDHIPDGIRVIDQHMRTQLTNQAFRDRLGLEDDAVELAPCHAVSHARTTPCPPTVISCPVHELIDTPGQRLKTMQTHIHADGQSEVEVEVVAASMEVQQEGTPKKLIVESIRDIKEAVAFAHGQKMAALGQLASGIAHEVRNPLAGIRFAMQSNLSGDEVSRAQLKETVELTEKAVDHCIEITERVLRLSEAPGIAALLELNTIVEETVALMNWQAREFNVVIHTELSEQNPRTMAADSDLRIVLLNLMQNALHAMPSGGTLRIGTTRGTERVAFVVEDTGEGIAPDIRAQIFDPFFSHRADGSHGAGLGLTLVQTTLSRYDGQLMLDSTPGKGSRFTISLTDADINSSAPVPHERR; this is encoded by the coding sequence ATGTTCCCAACCCTCACTGCATATAAGGATCGATTGACCCGCCATGTACAGGGGAAGCTGATTCTTGCCTCCGCCATGGGTATGGCTGTTGCGCTGGTTAGTCTGTTGTTACTGTTTCAATACCTGTATCAACAACAACTTAACCACAGTGCCAACCGCATGGCGAGCCAAGTGCAAATGCTTTTTCAGGTGGCCCTTGAAAATGCCATGCTCAAAAGGGACCTTGAAGGCTTAAATGCCATAGTTCAGCGACTGGGGCAACAAGCGGGTATCCGCTCTGTGATGATTATTAATCCGGATGGAGAAATCCGTTTTAGTTCTCAACCTGAACGGCTTTACCAACCCCTGGCCCATAAGCAAGAAGAGACGACAAATCATCGACAGGCCAGCACCCAATTTATGAAGGATTGGCAGCAGCAACCAGTGTTACGGAGCTTGCATCCGGTGGCTAACCGTGAGGCCTGTCTACCTTGTCATGGCAGCGTGGCAGAAAACCCTATTAATGGGGTTTTATTGGTCGATTTTGAAGCCTCACCGGTCGAACAAAACGCCTGGGAAAGCACCAAAATACTGTTCTATATTGGCTTGGCCATACTGACACTGAGCCTATTTTTTGCTTGGCTGGCAGCACGGCACTTAATACTCCGCCCTTTGACGCAACTGAATATGTTAGCCAAAGCGATTGGGCAAGGTCGATTACAGCAGCGTAGCCATATGCAGGGTAAGGATGAACTTCATCAACTAGGGCGTACCATGGACCAAATGGCCGATAATTTATCGGTAACCATACAACGCCTAGAAGAGCGCGAAGCCTATACACAATCCATTTTGGATCATATTCCAGATGGCATTCGCGTTATTGATCAGCACATGCGTACCCAGTTAACCAACCAGGCTTTTCGTGACCGTTTAGGGTTGGAAGATGATGCCGTGGAACTGGCCCCTTGTCACGCGGTTAGTCATGCCAGAACAACCCCTTGCCCCCCTACAGTGATCAGCTGCCCCGTGCATGAGCTGATCGATACACCGGGGCAACGGTTAAAAACCATGCAAACCCATATTCATGCGGATGGGCAATCTGAAGTTGAGGTCGAAGTCGTTGCGGCCTCTATGGAAGTTCAACAGGAAGGCACCCCAAAAAAGCTGATTGTTGAATCCATACGGGATATTAAGGAAGCGGTTGCGTTTGCACATGGTCAAAAAATGGCGGCGTTAGGCCAGCTGGCCTCAGGCATTGCCCATGAGGTGCGCAACCCCCTTGCAGGTATACGTTTTGCTATGCAATCCAACCTCTCTGGGGATGAAGTCTCTCGAGCACAGCTCAAAGAGACTGTGGAGCTAACAGAAAAAGCGGTAGACCACTGTATTGAGATCACTGAACGGGTTTTACGACTAAGTGAAGCCCCTGGTATTGCCGCGCTTTTAGAGCTGAATACCATTGTGGAAGAGACCGTAGCGCTCATGAACTGGCAAGCACGCGAGTTCAATGTTGTGATACACACAGAGCTCTCGGAGCAGAATCCTCGTACCATGGCAGCAGACAGTGATTTGCGTATCGTACTGCTTAACCTGATGCAAAATGCGCTACATGCCATGCCTAGCGGAGGCACACTCCGCATTGGCACCACAAGAGGAACCGAACGTGTCGCTTTTGTGGTTGAAGATACTGGGGAAGGTATTGCCCCTGATATTCGTGCTCAAATTTTTGATCCCTTTTTCAGCCACCGCGCCGATGGTAGCCATGGTGCAGGATTGGGGTTAACTTTGGTTCAAACCACCCTTTCGCGTTATGACGGACAACTCATGCTGGATAGTACACCGGGTAAAGGCAGCCGTTTCACCATCTCCTTGACCGACGCCGATATCAATTCATCGGCGCCAGTACCACATGAGAGGAGATAA
- a CDS encoding XTP/dITP diphosphatase — translation MIRLVLATGNKKKLIELRRALEGLPVELLGLDAFPNAPEVVEDGDTFEANAFKKAAALMQHTGLPALADDSGLAVDALNGAPGVRSARFAGEQASDADNVDKLLEDLSGQAQRGAQFLCALALVTPTGERKLYEGRVEGDITQERHGEAGFGYDPVFQPRGEQRTFAQMAPHEKDAISHRGRAVLAFVQALNAEKITLGVSS, via the coding sequence ATGATTCGACTGGTTCTGGCAACAGGTAACAAAAAGAAGTTGATAGAGCTCCGCCGAGCATTAGAGGGGTTGCCGGTTGAACTGTTGGGTTTGGATGCCTTTCCCAACGCGCCTGAAGTTGTGGAAGATGGGGACACCTTTGAAGCCAATGCCTTTAAAAAAGCTGCGGCCTTAATGCAGCATACCGGACTACCGGCTTTAGCCGATGACTCTGGGCTGGCTGTGGATGCATTAAACGGAGCTCCTGGGGTGCGGTCGGCCCGTTTTGCAGGTGAACAGGCCAGTGATGCAGATAATGTTGATAAGCTTTTAGAGGATTTATCCGGCCAAGCACAACGTGGCGCACAGTTTTTATGTGCACTAGCACTGGTCACGCCAACCGGTGAGCGCAAGCTTTATGAAGGGCGCGTGGAGGGGGATATTACCCAGGAACGGCATGGCGAGGCTGGCTTTGGCTATGACCCTGTTTTCCAGCCAAGAGGGGAGCAACGTACCTTTGCGCAAATGGCACCTCATGAAAAAGATGCCATTAGCCATCGTGGTCGCGCCGTGCTGGCTTTTGTCCAAGCGCTGAATGCAGAAAAGATTACGTTGGGGGTCTCCTCATGA
- a CDS encoding NUDIX hydrolase, which produces MSGGPWIVRPCGLLIRDHKLLWMRYLYSGESRYNLPGGNLEANEEIREGLRREFMEEVSLEVTVGALLGSVQTVAAGRGVLHLLFAVNSSGLPQLNPDETKALELVWLSAEQAAEKSLYPALPQAALKSVLAGKPLEKGHLGMVEQPWL; this is translated from the coding sequence ATGAGTGGGGGGCCGTGGATTGTACGTCCATGCGGATTGTTAATCCGCGACCATAAACTGTTATGGATGCGCTATCTCTACTCAGGTGAGAGTCGTTATAATCTACCTGGTGGTAACTTAGAGGCCAATGAGGAGATTCGTGAAGGGTTACGCCGGGAGTTTATGGAGGAGGTCTCCCTAGAGGTGACGGTTGGTGCGTTACTGGGGTCGGTTCAGACTGTGGCAGCAGGTCGTGGGGTTTTGCATCTACTTTTTGCTGTAAACAGCTCTGGCCTGCCACAACTCAACCCTGATGAGACAAAAGCGCTTGAGCTGGTTTGGTTAAGTGCTGAACAAGCGGCCGAGAAAAGTCTCTACCCCGCATTACCCCAGGCAGCCTTAAAGTCGGTGTTGGCAGGCAAACCGTTGGAGAAGGGGCACCTTGGTATGGTTGAACAACCTTGGCTCTAA
- a CDS encoding NUDIX hydrolase, translated as MLVRATLSAHAFVMDAQPDQPTRLLLAQLNYSDHRRHKWALPGGFVDHGERIETTLQREIQEEVGITLTEWQQFSVVPMLQCDQPHVGFLFRCDGWQGEPRLTSRELCDLRWVDRQTFNEMALKGELAYAEMRLQGDLLSW; from the coding sequence ATGCTGGTTCGCGCCACACTGTCGGCCCATGCGTTTGTTATGGATGCCCAACCAGATCAACCCACCCGGTTGCTGTTGGCTCAGTTAAACTATTCCGACCACCGCCGTCACAAATGGGCTTTGCCTGGTGGATTTGTGGATCATGGTGAGCGCATAGAGACGACCCTTCAGCGCGAGATCCAAGAAGAGGTCGGGATTACACTCACAGAGTGGCAACAGTTTTCTGTGGTACCGATGCTTCAGTGCGATCAGCCCCACGTTGGTTTTCTTTTTAGGTGTGACGGGTGGCAAGGAGAGCCTAGGCTGACAAGCCGTGAGCTATGTGATCTACGCTGGGTGGACCGCCAGACATTTAATGAGATGGCGTTGAAGGGTGAGTTGGCTTATGCAGAAATGCGTCTTCAAGGAGATCTTTTGTCATGGTAA
- a CDS encoding L,D-transpeptidase family protein, with amino-acid sequence MADGMLRIRLFCLGLMLLPLLWFGSTTPALAETNGLFKGILLPDDRIQMSAHERLFLKGMDAIANNDMALAIMHFRTLTEKKPDFKLAQLVYADLLLARANPITKVGEKIKRDNKTFQKLLTEAKTRLKHQVKPVSVGKLPASLLRLSKRHSHAIAVDLTRSRLFLYDNQGGVPKLIADYYISSGKKGAEKVKQGDKKTPVGLYYVTEYIPGEKLPDLYGAGALPINYPNEWDRRHKRTGYGIWLHGTLSGTYSRPPRASDGCVALTNLDFEKLEEKTSIGTPVLLSKRLLWVKPEAWKKQQRLFLQRLHQWYQDLQSGDPARALRHYAPDFNNQRKNYKGWAKHIAKIVKNWKKKAFILTDPSIMQYPGEQAMVVVTFTQQDPDGPPGSWRLRRQYWKMDPSEGLWRIVYEDVG; translated from the coding sequence ATGGCTGATGGGATGCTGCGCATACGCTTATTCTGCTTAGGCTTGATGTTGCTGCCCCTGCTTTGGTTTGGCTCTACAACACCAGCCCTGGCAGAGACGAATGGTCTGTTTAAAGGTATTCTACTGCCTGATGACCGTATTCAAATGTCAGCCCATGAGCGCCTTTTTCTAAAGGGGATGGATGCTATTGCCAACAATGATATGGCATTGGCAATCATGCACTTCCGCACGCTGACAGAAAAAAAGCCAGACTTTAAACTGGCTCAGCTCGTTTATGCCGACCTACTGCTGGCCCGTGCCAATCCGATCACCAAAGTGGGAGAGAAGATTAAACGGGATAACAAAACGTTCCAAAAACTGCTCACAGAAGCCAAGACCCGTTTAAAACATCAGGTCAAACCTGTATCTGTTGGCAAGTTACCGGCCTCCCTTCTACGTTTATCTAAACGCCACAGCCATGCCATTGCGGTTGACCTAACCCGCTCTCGACTCTTCTTATATGATAATCAGGGTGGCGTGCCCAAATTAATTGCTGACTACTACATCTCCAGTGGAAAAAAAGGGGCTGAAAAGGTTAAACAGGGGGACAAAAAGACCCCTGTTGGGCTCTATTACGTGACCGAATATATCCCTGGTGAAAAGCTACCGGACCTCTACGGTGCTGGGGCACTACCGATTAACTATCCCAATGAGTGGGACCGTCGCCACAAGCGAACGGGTTATGGTATTTGGCTGCATGGCACCCTTTCTGGCACCTATAGCCGTCCCCCTCGGGCCAGTGATGGCTGTGTGGCGTTGACCAATTTAGACTTTGAAAAATTAGAAGAAAAAACAAGCATTGGTACCCCAGTCTTACTGAGTAAGCGTCTTTTATGGGTTAAGCCTGAGGCTTGGAAAAAACAACAGCGGCTCTTTTTGCAACGGCTCCATCAATGGTATCAAGACCTGCAAAGTGGTGATCCAGCCCGAGCATTACGTCACTATGCCCCTGATTTCAATAACCAACGTAAAAATTATAAGGGTTGGGCAAAACACATTGCCAAGATCGTTAAGAACTGGAAGAAAAAAGCGTTCATCCTGACAGACCCCAGTATTATGCAATATCCGGGTGAACAAGCGATGGTGGTGGTTACCTTCACTCAACAGGATCCAGATGGCCCTCCAGGCTCCTGGCGCTTACGCCGCCAATACTGGAAAATGGACCCCTCTGAAGGGTTGTGGCGTATTGTTTATGAAGATGTTGGCTGA